Proteins encoded by one window of Vitis vinifera cultivar Pinot Noir 40024 chromosome 10, ASM3070453v1:
- the LOC100250704 gene encoding probable WRKY transcription factor 14, which yields MCSYFRQRMENYQGDLADIVRASGSGGARTSDEPVADWQFPSEPMIFSPVVDEPLDDFGDPFSNMRDPLLHELGIAGSGFFGSSNSSELTQTSGEDTSSNLVGGGGMFGQKILDEDMKRPCNIFSRMLQISPNARMPISPCESQIVAASPTGIKTSALAPNDMISGNSSKGCLMDSTALQISSPRNPGIKRRKSQAKKVVCIPAPAAANSRPSGEVVPSDLWAWRKYGQKPIKGSPYPRGYYRCSSSKGCSARKQVERSRTDPNMLVITYTSEHNHPWPTQRNALAGSTRSQPSKNNGASKNSGSCQSTQKATGLKEENKESYNNDDMSPIVGGSSTTGASVKEEMGNVEKQLEMDDSEFSEGFPRSYKPAMPDSNQSEDFFADLGEIEADPLNLLFAQGFSSGDHEERESKALDPFSLFDWTGNNSNTSFGEDKRGL from the exons ATGTGCAGTTACTTTAGGCAAAGGATGGAGAATTATCAAGGAGATTTGGCTGACATAGTTCGAGCTAGCGGCAGCGGTGGGGCGCGCACCTCCGATGAGCCTGTTGCTGACTGGCAATTTCCAAGCGAGCCCATGATTTTTTCGCCGGTGGTAGATGAACCCTTGGATGACTTTGGCGATCCCTTCTCAAATATGCGAGATCCGCTTCTTCATGAGCTTGGCATAGCTGGTTCAGGCTTCTTCGGCAGCTCAAATTCAAGTGAGCTTACACAAACCAGTGGGGAGGACACAAGTAGCAACCTTGTTGGAGGCGGCGGTATGTTTGGTCAGAAAATTCTTGACGAGGACATGAAAAGGCCTTGCAATATCTTCTCAAGGATGCTTCAGATCTCGCCCAATGCTAGGATGCCGATCTCTCCATGCGAGTCCCAGATAGTTGCAGCTTCGCCGACGGGAATTAAGACTTCCGCCTTGGCTCCTAATGACATGATTAGTGGCAACAGCTCCAAAGGTTGCTTGATGGACAGTACTGCTTTGCAGATCTCGTCTCCACGAAATCCGGGTATCAAGAGAAG GAAGAGCCAGGCAAAGAAGGTGGTTTGTATTCCAGCTCCAGCAGCAGCAAACAGCAGGCCAAGTGGAGAAGTAGTTCCATCTGATCTCTGGGCGTGGAGGAAGTACGGTCAGAAGCCCATCAAAGGTTCTCCTTACCCAAG GGGCTATTACAGATGCAGTAGCTCAAAGGGTTGCTCGGCCAGGAAACAAGTGGAACGAAGCCGAACTGATCCAAACATGTTGGTCATCACCTACACTTCTGAACACAATCATCCGTGGCCAACGCAGAGAAATGCCCTTGCAGGCTCAACCAGATCTCAGCCATCAAAAAACAATGGAGCTTCAAAGAACTCGGGGAGCTGTCAGTCGACCCAGAAGGCAACAGGGTTgaaggaagaaaacaaagagagctATAACAACGATGACATGTCTCCTATTGTTGGTGGGAGTTCCACAACAGGTGCGTCTGTGAAAGAGGAGATGGGAAACGTTGAGAAGCAGCTAGAGATGGATGATAGTGAATTCAGTGAAGGGTTTCCAAGAAGCTACAAGCCTGCAATGCCGGACTCCAACCAGTCGGAGGACTTCTTCGCAGATTTAGGAGAAATAGAGGCTGACCCTCTAAATCTATTGTTCGCACAGGGATTCTCATCAGGAGATCATGAAGAGAGAGAAAGCAAGGCCTTGGATCCATTCAGTCTGTTTGATTGGACAGGGAACAACAGCAATACATCATTTGGAGAAGATAAGAGGGGTTTATAA